In Clostridium cagae, one genomic interval encodes:
- a CDS encoding NAD(P)/FAD-dependent oxidoreductase gives MSIRINNLTLSIDDNKEVLTKKICKKLKISDKDIKKLIIIKESLDARKKNEIKFNYCVDIKCDNEKKIVSKIKDNNVRLQEDDNCLQIEKGNVKLSHRPVVVGFGPAGMFAALTLAKNGYKPIVFERGEDMDSRTNAVKSFWETGKLNIESNVQFGEGGAGAFSDGKLTTRIKDPKCAYILDELVSAGAPEEIKYLGKPHVGTDILKGVVKNIREQIKELGGEIHFNSKLEDIKYENNKLKSITVNESELDCEALVLAIGHSPRDTYEMLYKRGVSMEAKPFAIGVRIEHPQELINISQYGEYHNHPRLGSAEYRLTYQSDKLKRGVYSFCMCPGGTVVASASEEGRLVSNGMSYHARNLANANSALVVTISTDDFEGDSPLRGMEFQRHYESLAFKLGGGNYKAPIQLLGDFMNDRPSTKLGSVIPSYSPGYEFKELKNCLPSYVVEGIKEGIQNFSKKIEGYGMEDAVLTGIETRTSAPVKIHRSKTLESITVQGLYPVGEGAGFAGGIVSSAVDGVKVAEMIINQFMC, from the coding sequence ATGAGTATAAGAATAAATAATTTAACTTTAAGTATAGATGATAATAAAGAAGTATTAACAAAAAAAATATGTAAAAAACTAAAGATATCTGATAAAGATATAAAAAAATTAATAATAATAAAGGAAAGCTTAGATGCAAGAAAGAAGAATGAAATAAAGTTTAATTATTGTGTGGATATAAAGTGCGATAATGAAAAGAAAATAGTATCTAAAATAAAAGATAATAATGTAAGACTTCAAGAAGATGATAATTGCTTACAAATTGAAAAAGGAAATGTTAAGTTAAGTCATAGACCTGTTGTAGTTGGATTCGGTCCAGCTGGAATGTTTGCAGCATTAACTTTAGCTAAGAATGGATATAAGCCAATTGTATTTGAAAGAGGGGAAGATATGGACAGTAGAACAAATGCTGTTAAAAGCTTTTGGGAAACTGGAAAGTTAAATATTGAATCAAATGTTCAATTTGGTGAAGGGGGAGCGGGAGCATTTTCTGATGGAAAATTAACAACAAGAATAAAAGATCCTAAATGTGCTTATATATTAGATGAACTTGTAAGTGCAGGAGCTCCAGAAGAAATTAAATATTTAGGAAAACCACATGTTGGAACAGATATTTTAAAAGGTGTTGTAAAAAACATAAGAGAACAAATTAAGGAACTTGGTGGAGAAATTCATTTTAATTCTAAATTAGAAGATATAAAATATGAAAATAATAAATTAAAAAGTATAACTGTCAATGAAAGCGAACTAGATTGTGAAGCTTTAGTTTTAGCAATTGGACATAGCCCAAGAGATACATATGAAATGCTATATAAAAGAGGGGTTTCTATGGAAGCTAAGCCTTTTGCAATAGGAGTTAGAATAGAACATCCTCAAGAACTAATAAATATTAGTCAATATGGAGAATATCATAATCATCCAAGGTTAGGTTCAGCAGAATATAGATTAACGTATCAAAGTGATAAATTAAAAAGGGGAGTATATTCATTCTGTATGTGTCCAGGGGGAACTGTTGTTGCATCTGCATCAGAAGAAGGAAGACTTGTATCTAATGGGATGAGTTATCATGCTAGAAACTTAGCTAATGCTAATTCAGCATTAGTTGTAACAATTTCTACAGATGACTTTGAAGGGGATTCACCTTTAAGAGGAATGGAATTTCAAAGACATTACGAAAGTTTAGCATTTAAATTAGGGGGTGGAAATTATAAAGCACCAATACAATTATTAGGGGATTTTATGAATGATAGACCTAGTACAAAGCTAGGAAGTGTTATTCCAAGTTATTCACCTGGGTATGAATTTAAAGAATTAAAAAATTGTTTACCTAGTTATGTTGTAGAAGGAATAAAAGAAGGTATACAAAATTTTTCAAAAAAAATAGAAGGATACGGAATGGAAGATGCGGTTTTAACTGGAATAGAAACTAGAACATCTGCCCCGGTTAAAATTCATAGGAGCAAAACACTTGAAAGCATAACAGTGCAAGGCCTTTATCCAGTGGGAGAAGGAGCAGGATTTGCAGGTGGAATAGTTTCATCAGCAGTTGATGGAGTTAAGGTAGCAGAGATGATAATAAATCAATTTATGTGTTAA
- a CDS encoding tetratricopeptide repeat protein encodes MKKKNKRFYDKAIKYYQNGDLSKSLKSCEESLSYSLKNPSILNLKGLILYQQGKLDEAITVWKINKDFNNDGIAQNYIHSAKEDEVRVELYELGERKLKELKIDEAIKIFKKCKESDFNCIKVDTALALCYQKKGEINKCIDYMNKVLVIDKNYKVANQIKSQLIDLKAYKKESNNFVKSMVALVGVIFICGTVYIFKDNFKGINKDNNLSMESINKVEEDASNSEDVVTEDKKESEPKTPDVTTNEQAKKVLLDVNKLNEHFENGDVDNIYYDLQNVNELDVSDEYKGLYRRCVNLLKTSGIEVFYEKGMEEFNIQNYEKANVEFSKAYDYCDGSYLNEHIMFYKAVTLEQLNNSDEAIKLYELYYEEYPKGSYADNTLYNLSLILNNTDREKSIYYADKLRDEFSESIYFNETINQILNS; translated from the coding sequence ATGAAGAAAAAAAATAAAAGATTTTATGATAAAGCTATAAAATATTATCAAAATGGAGACTTATCTAAGTCCCTAAAATCATGTGAAGAAAGCTTATCATATAGTTTAAAGAATCCTTCTATATTAAATTTAAAAGGACTTATATTATATCAACAAGGTAAATTAGATGAAGCTATTACAGTATGGAAAATTAATAAGGATTTTAATAATGATGGAATAGCTCAAAATTATATACATAGTGCAAAAGAAGATGAAGTTAGAGTAGAATTATATGAACTAGGCGAAAGGAAGTTAAAGGAATTAAAGATAGATGAAGCAATAAAAATATTTAAGAAGTGCAAAGAAAGTGATTTTAACTGTATAAAAGTGGATACAGCTTTAGCATTATGTTATCAAAAAAAAGGTGAGATAAATAAATGCATAGATTATATGAATAAAGTTTTAGTTATAGATAAAAACTATAAAGTAGCTAATCAAATTAAAAGCCAACTTATAGATTTAAAGGCGTATAAAAAGGAATCTAATAACTTTGTTAAATCAATGGTGGCTTTGGTTGGAGTAATATTTATATGTGGAACTGTCTATATATTTAAAGACAATTTTAAGGGTATTAATAAGGATAATAATTTGTCAATGGAATCAATCAATAAAGTAGAAGAAGATGCGAGTAATTCAGAAGATGTAGTTACTGAAGATAAAAAAGAAAGTGAGCCCAAAACACCAGATGTAACTACTAATGAACAGGCCAAAAAAGTTCTGTTAGATGTAAATAAATTAAATGAACATTTTGAAAATGGAGATGTTGATAACATTTATTATGATTTACAAAATGTGAATGAACTTGATGTTTCAGATGAGTATAAAGGATTATACAGGAGATGTGTAAATTTATTAAAGACTTCAGGAATAGAAGTATTCTATGAAAAAGGTATGGAAGAGTTTAATATACAAAATTATGAAAAAGCTAATGTAGAATTTAGTAAAGCATATGATTACTGTGATGGTAGTTATTTAAATGAACATATTATGTTTTATAAAGCTGTAACATTGGAACAATTAAATAATTCTGATGAAGCAATAAAATTATATGAATTATATTATGAGGAATATCCTAAGGGTTCATATGCTGATAATACATTATATAATCTTTCATTAATACTTAATAACACAGATAGAGAAAAAAGTATTTATTATGCTGATAAACTAAGAGATGAATTTTCAGAATCTATTTATTTTAATGAGACAATTAACCAAATATTAAATAGTTAA
- a CDS encoding chromate transporter translates to MILLKLFIAFFKIGAFSFGGGYAMIPFIQKEIITNNSWLTVNEFMDIIGISQMTPGPVSINSATFVGFKVSGILGSLAATIGIITTSFILVTICSKTLEKFKDSNLVKSALLGMRPILIALILQAFFDLAKESYLDIKSIIVTLIIGGLLLSHKVHPIICVLISAVLGIVFWSF, encoded by the coding sequence ATGATATTATTAAAATTATTTATAGCTTTTTTTAAGATTGGAGCATTCAGTTTTGGCGGAGGATATGCAATGATTCCTTTCATTCAAAAGGAGATAATAACTAACAATTCATGGCTTACAGTAAATGAATTTATGGATATTATAGGAATATCTCAAATGACTCCAGGACCAGTTTCTATTAATTCTGCAACCTTTGTTGGATTTAAAGTATCTGGAATTTTAGGGAGTTTAGCAGCAACTATAGGTATAATAACAACATCATTTATATTAGTCACTATATGCTCAAAAACATTAGAAAAGTTTAAAGACTCTAATTTAGTAAAAAGTGCATTATTGGGTATGAGACCAATATTAATAGCACTTATACTTCAAGCCTTTTTTGATTTAGCTAAAGAATCTTATTTAGATATAAAATCAATAATTGTTACGTTGATAATTGGTGGATTATTGTTATCTCATAAGGTACATCCAATAATATGTGTGCTTATATCTGCTGTATTAGGAATTGTATTTTGGAGTTTTTAA
- a CDS encoding AIM24 family protein, producing the protein MRSSLNITNKLTMLTEMENDSKFQILEYADLNGATDLETAFGLNVINESNIKLKQIRIILDESSVKLESGLLSYMKGNIDIKSDIGGVFGLGKKFITSKLTGETMFKPVYKGSGEIFLEPSFGHFALIELEDDEIIVDDGLFCACEDGIEVGASLQRNISSTFLGNEGLCQTKISGNGIVALEIPVPETEIFKCILIDDTLKVDGNFAILRTGNIEFSVEKSSKSITGAITSGEGFVNVYRGTGEVWLIPTKAIYDEMRTKGFKEMTKPSKERNTES; encoded by the coding sequence TTGAGAAGTTCTTTAAATATAACTAACAAATTAACAATGTTAACTGAAATGGAGAATGATTCAAAATTTCAAATTTTAGAATATGCTGATTTAAATGGAGCTACTGATTTAGAAACAGCTTTTGGATTAAATGTAATTAATGAAAGTAATATAAAGTTAAAGCAAATAAGAATAATACTTGATGAAAGTTCAGTAAAACTAGAATCAGGTCTTTTGAGTTACATGAAAGGTAATATAGATATTAAAAGTGACATAGGTGGAGTATTTGGTTTAGGTAAGAAATTTATTACAAGCAAATTAACTGGTGAAACAATGTTCAAGCCTGTTTATAAAGGTTCAGGAGAAATATTTTTAGAGCCATCATTTGGACACTTTGCTTTAATTGAATTAGAAGATGATGAGATAATTGTAGATGATGGGCTGTTTTGTGCTTGTGAAGATGGAATAGAAGTAGGGGCGTCATTACAGAGAAATATATCTTCAACTTTTTTAGGAAATGAAGGTTTATGTCAAACTAAAATAAGTGGTAATGGAATAGTTGCATTAGAGATACCTGTTCCAGAGACTGAGATATTTAAATGTATATTAATAGATGATACGTTAAAAGTAGATGGGAATTTTGCAATTTTAAGAACTGGAAACATTGAATTTTCAGTAGAAAAATCGTCTAAATCTATTACAGGTGCTATAACAAGTGGTGAAGGTTTTGTTAATGTATATAGAGGCACAGGAGAAGTATGGCTTATTCCAACTAAAGCTATATATGATGAAATGAGAACTAAAGGTTTTAAAGAAATGACTAAGCCTAGTAAAGAGAGAAATACAGAAAGTTAA
- the ptb gene encoding phosphate butyryltransferase, with the protein MSKNFDDLLSRLKATKKKKLSVAVAQDEPVLEAVMAAKEKGIADAILVGDQEKIRVIADKIKMDLTQFEIIHEPDIKKAALFAVQLVSSGRADMVMKGLVDTATFLRSVLNKEIGLRTGKVMSHVAVFEIEDIDRLIFLTDAAFNTYPDLKAKIQIVNNAVTVAHACGIEVPKVAPVCAVEVVNPDMPATIDASLLTTMNNRGQIKGCIIDGPLALDNALSEEAAHHKGITGPVAGKADIILLPNIETGNVMYKCLTYTSKSKSGGLLVGTSAPVILTSRADKFETKVNSIALAALVAENAK; encoded by the coding sequence ATGAGTAAAAACTTTGATGATTTACTATCTAGATTAAAGGCAACTAAAAAGAAAAAGTTATCAGTAGCAGTAGCACAAGATGAACCAGTTTTAGAAGCAGTAATGGCGGCTAAAGAAAAAGGAATAGCAGATGCAATATTAGTTGGGGATCAAGAAAAAATAAGAGTAATAGCAGACAAAATAAAAATGGATTTAACTCAATTTGAAATAATTCATGAACCAGATATTAAAAAAGCAGCACTATTTGCTGTTCAATTAGTATCAAGTGGAAGAGCAGACATGGTTATGAAAGGTTTAGTAGACACAGCAACCTTCTTAAGAAGTGTTCTTAACAAGGAAATTGGTCTTAGAACAGGTAAAGTTATGTCTCACGTAGCAGTTTTTGAAATTGAAGATATTGATAGATTAATATTCTTAACAGACGCTGCATTTAACACTTATCCTGATTTAAAAGCTAAAATTCAAATTGTAAACAATGCTGTAACAGTAGCTCACGCTTGTGGAATAGAAGTTCCAAAAGTAGCTCCAGTATGTGCAGTTGAAGTTGTTAACCCAGATATGCCAGCAACAATAGATGCATCATTATTAACTACTATGAATAACAGAGGACAAATAAAAGGTTGTATAATAGATGGACCTTTAGCATTGGATAATGCTTTATCAGAAGAAGCTGCTCATCATAAAGGTATTACAGGACCAGTAGCAGGAAAAGCAGATATCATATTATTACCTAATATAGAAACAGGTAATGTAATGTATAAATGTTTAACTTATACATCAAAGAGTAAGAGTGGTGGTCTACTAGTTGGAACATCAGCACCAGTTATCTTAACTTCAAGAGCTGATAAATTTGAAACAAAGGTAAATTCTATAGCTTTAGCAGCATTAGTTGCTGAAAACGCTAAATAA
- the buk gene encoding butyrate kinase: MSYKLLIINPGSTSTKIGVYENEKELFEETLRHTNEEIKRYETIYDQFQFRKDVILNILKEKNFDITTLSAIVGRGGMLKPVEGGTYAVNDAMIEDLKVGVQGPHASNLGGIIAKSIGDELNIPSFIVDPVVTDELDDVARLSGVPELPRKSKFHALNQKAVAKRYGKDSGKGYENLNLIVVHMGGGVSVGAHKQGKVVDVNNALDGDGPFSPERAGTVPVGDLIKMCFSGQYTESEVYTKVVGKGGFVGYLNTNDVKGVIDNMEAGDKDCEKIYKAFLYQITKTIGEMAAALNGKVDQILLTGGIAYSPTLVPDLKSNVEWIAPVTVYPGEDELLALAQGAIRVLDGEEKAKIY; encoded by the coding sequence ATGTCATATAAATTATTAATTATTAATCCAGGATCAACTTCTACAAAAATAGGAGTTTACGAAAACGAAAAAGAATTATTTGAAGAAACATTAAGACATACTAATGAAGAAATAAAGAGATATGAAACTATATATGATCAATTTCAATTTAGAAAAGATGTAATATTAAATATTCTTAAGGAAAAGAATTTCGATATAACTACTTTAAGTGCAATAGTTGGAAGAGGCGGAATGCTTAAACCAGTAGAAGGCGGAACTTACGCTGTTAATGATGCAATGATAGAAGATTTAAAAGTAGGAGTACAAGGTCCTCATGCTTCAAATCTTGGAGGAATAATAGCAAAATCAATTGGTGACGAATTAAATATACCATCATTTATAGTAGATCCAGTAGTTACTGACGAATTAGATGATGTAGCAAGATTATCAGGAGTTCCAGAACTTCCAAGAAAAAGTAAATTCCATGCTTTAAATCAAAAAGCAGTAGCTAAGAGATATGGTAAAGATAGTGGAAAAGGATACGAAAACTTAAACTTAATAGTTGTCCATATGGGCGGAGGAGTTTCAGTTGGAGCTCACAAACAAGGAAAAGTAGTTGACGTAAATAATGCTTTAGATGGTGATGGTCCATTTTCACCAGAAAGAGCTGGAACAGTGCCAGTAGGTGATTTAATTAAAATGTGTTTTAGTGGACAATATACTGAATCAGAAGTATACACTAAAGTAGTTGGAAAAGGTGGATTTGTTGGATACTTAAATACTAATGACGTTAAGGGTGTTATAGACAACATGGAAGCTGGAGATAAAGACTGTGAAAAGATATATAAGGCATTCCTTTATCAAATAACAAAAACTATTGGAGAAATGGCAGCTGCATTAAATGGAAAAGTTGATCAAATATTATTAACAGGTGGAATTGCATATTCACCAACACTTGTTCCAGATTTAAAATCAAATGTAGAGTGGATAGCTCCAGTAACTGTATATCCAGGAGAAGATGAATTATTAGCATTAGCACAAGGTGCTATAAGAGTTCTTGACGGAGAAGAAAAAGCTAAAATTTATTAG
- a CDS encoding cell wall hydrolase: MKKIYSLFIISLVLYLSVINNNVAYAQVLSDNFHTNVISKEENNETYLNNINLATQCNAELNENTTNKNIDDSTIEVFSYDTQKLYITENDIELMAKLVYAESIGEPYDGKVAVASVVLNRVINPSFPNSIKEVIFQKNAFSCVKNGDIKATPNQTCYNAVYDAIRGYDPTNEALFFYNPSTATCAWMHQTQKQDMKTIGHHTFFKIKS; encoded by the coding sequence ATGAAAAAAATATATAGCCTTTTCATAATTAGTTTAGTGCTATATCTTTCCGTTATTAATAACAATGTCGCTTATGCACAAGTATTAAGTGATAACTTTCATACTAATGTCATTTCTAAAGAGGAAAATAATGAAACTTATTTAAATAATATAAACCTTGCAACTCAATGCAATGCAGAACTAAATGAAAATACTACAAATAAAAATATTGACGATTCTACAATAGAAGTTTTTAGTTATGATACTCAAAAACTCTATATAACGGAAAATGATATTGAATTAATGGCTAAATTAGTTTATGCAGAAAGTATTGGTGAACCTTATGACGGAAAAGTAGCTGTAGCGTCAGTTGTCTTAAATCGTGTTATAAATCCCAGCTTTCCGAATTCAATAAAAGAAGTAATTTTTCAGAAAAATGCATTTTCATGTGTTAAAAATGGAGATATTAAAGCTACTCCAAATCAAACATGTTACAATGCAGTTTATGATGCTATAAGAGGATATGACCCTACAAATGAAGCTTTATTCTTTTATAATCCTAGTACGGCAACTTGTGCATGGATGCACCAAACACAAAAACAAGATATGAAAACAATAGGGCATCATACGTTTTTCAAAATTAAATCTTAA
- the iadA gene encoding beta-aspartyl-peptidase gives MISIIKDIKVYSPEYIGIKDIVIAGGKIEGIYENLDISNTFIEVNVIDGKNKIIFPGFIDSHVHLIGGGGEGGYKTRTPELQLSNLTSSGITTVVGCIGTDSECRGIKSLIAKVKSLKEEGLSSYCYTGSYAVPVKTLTGFIERDIMLIQEIIGVGEIALSDNRSSEPTYEDFAKLVAQSRLGGILSSKSGVVNVHIGEGKRKLDYLFKLINESDIPSSQLLPTHINRNTNLFMEGLRYVKEGGLIDLTTSSDVNFLEEGELTASEGLKKYIEAGLPIENITFSSDGNGSMPKFDKNKKIIGLGICSVESLYLQVKEGIKKYGIPIETAIKVITSNVADILKLYDKGRIEKGKDADLVIVDENSLDIDIVLCNGIKMVQDGECIVRGTFE, from the coding sequence ATGATCTCAATAATTAAAGATATTAAAGTATATTCCCCGGAATACATAGGTATAAAAGACATTGTAATAGCAGGAGGAAAGATAGAAGGAATCTATGAAAATTTAGATATATCAAATACTTTTATTGAAGTTAATGTGATAGATGGTAAAAATAAAATTATTTTTCCAGGATTTATAGATAGTCATGTACATCTTATTGGTGGTGGCGGTGAAGGTGGATATAAAACTCGAACACCAGAACTACAATTATCCAATTTAACATCAAGTGGAATAACAACAGTAGTTGGATGTATAGGTACTGATAGTGAGTGCAGAGGTATAAAATCTTTAATAGCTAAAGTTAAATCTTTAAAAGAAGAAGGACTTTCATCATATTGTTATACAGGTTCTTATGCTGTACCAGTAAAAACATTAACTGGATTTATTGAAAGGGACATAATGCTTATACAAGAAATAATAGGTGTTGGAGAAATAGCATTATCAGATAATAGAAGTTCAGAACCAACTTATGAGGATTTTGCTAAATTAGTAGCTCAATCTAGGCTGGGAGGAATATTATCTAGTAAATCTGGAGTGGTAAATGTACATATAGGTGAAGGTAAAAGAAAGTTAGATTATTTATTTAAATTAATTAACGAATCTGACATACCATCATCTCAATTATTACCTACTCATATTAATAGAAATACTAATTTATTTATGGAAGGCTTAAGATATGTAAAAGAGGGCGGCCTTATAGATTTAACTACGAGCAGTGACGTTAACTTTTTAGAAGAAGGTGAACTTACAGCTTCAGAAGGCTTAAAAAAATATATTGAAGCTGGATTACCAATAGAGAATATAACATTTTCTTCTGATGGTAATGGAAGTATGCCTAAGTTTGATAAAAATAAAAAAATAATAGGGCTTGGAATCTGTTCCGTAGAATCGTTATACTTGCAAGTTAAAGAAGGCATAAAGAAATATGGTATCCCAATTGAAACTGCCATAAAAGTTATAACATCTAATGTAGCAGATATATTAAAACTATATGATAAAGGAAGAATAGAAAAGGGAAAAGATGCTGACTTAGTAATAGTTGACGAGAATTCTTTAGATATAGATATAGTTTTATGCAATGGAATAAAGATGGTTCAAGATGGAGAGTGCATAGTAAGAGGTACATTTGAATAA
- a CDS encoding CdaR family protein yields the protein MGKGNKNKSLVAKLICLLLSFGLWLYISNVENPVRTYELKGVPVELINKESISKSNLAIVGEESFTVDLTLEGATSEITKAKKDSFKLTADMSSYALKNGENIIPIQIVSYPQNINIKNNGFLGIKIKLETLITKDVSLKSQVNITYKENIYKKDLTVSPQKATISGPESQVNKVDRGILVGNIENLEKDINKKFPIKFVTKDNKEVKGITSNADEAELNIKVNNGKTVPINIKTIGNSNDGISIESMVAEPKSVHIIGEDKILNSINSIDTQEINISNITADAEVNTNLKLPEGVTIQENSQNVKVKFSVKKAQEVTKNISCAVEYTNLNPNLIIDSSKSTANVSISGLESVINSITEAELKATVDLSNISEVGTYTYKPSVISINNRTDFNILSVDEVQIVLKNK from the coding sequence ATGGGTAAGGGGAATAAAAATAAATCATTAGTAGCAAAACTTATTTGTTTACTTTTATCTTTTGGTCTATGGCTATATATATCAAATGTAGAAAACCCAGTAAGAACCTATGAATTAAAGGGCGTACCAGTAGAACTTATAAATAAAGAAAGTATTTCAAAGTCTAATTTAGCTATAGTAGGAGAGGAAAGTTTTACAGTTGATCTAACTTTAGAGGGAGCTACAAGTGAAATAACAAAAGCAAAAAAAGATTCCTTTAAATTAACAGCGGATATGAGTTCATATGCATTAAAAAATGGAGAAAATATAATCCCTATTCAAATAGTTAGTTATCCTCAAAATATAAATATAAAAAACAATGGATTTTTAGGGATAAAGATAAAATTAGAGACACTAATAACAAAAGATGTTTCATTAAAATCTCAAGTTAATATCACTTATAAAGAAAATATTTATAAAAAAGATTTAACTGTATCTCCACAAAAAGCAACTATATCTGGTCCTGAAAGTCAAGTGAATAAAGTTGATAGAGGTATTCTTGTAGGAAATATAGAAAATTTAGAAAAAGATATTAATAAAAAATTCCCTATTAAATTTGTAACTAAAGATAATAAAGAGGTTAAAGGAATTACTTCTAATGCTGATGAAGCTGAATTAAATATAAAAGTTAATAATGGAAAAACAGTACCTATAAATATAAAAACTATAGGAAATTCAAATGATGGTATATCTATAGAGAGTATGGTTGCAGAACCGAAATCAGTTCATATTATAGGTGAAGATAAAATATTAAATAGTATAAATTCTATAGATACGCAAGAAATTAATATAAGCAATATTACTGCTGATGCTGAAGTAAATACAAATCTAAAATTACCAGAAGGAGTTACTATACAAGAGAATAGCCAAAACGTTAAAGTAAAATTTTCAGTTAAAAAAGCACAGGAGGTAACAAAAAACATTTCATGTGCAGTTGAATATACTAACTTAAATCCTAATTTAATTATTGATTCTTCAAAATCAACGGCTAATGTAAGTATCTCAGGATTAGAATCAGTTATAAATAGTATAACGGAGGCAGAACTTAAAGCAACGGTAGATTTATCAAATATAAGTGAAGTGGGTACGTACACCTATAAGCCTTCTGTTATCAGTATTAATAATAGGACGGATTTTAATATATTGTCAGTAGATGAGGTTCAGATAGTTTTAAAAAATAAATAA
- a CDS encoding chromate transporter, giving the protein MNKILEMFISFFKIGAFTFGGGYAMIPLIEEEVVNKKKWLTKEEFMDFLIVSQSLPGALAINCSAFIGQKIGGILGEVIAILAVTLPSFFIIILIATFFMQFRDNYFVNLAFKGINAAVPMLVLFGVISLSKGVKKNLRTLIMIVVALVALIVFNIHPVIVILVSAIYGMIFLREKV; this is encoded by the coding sequence ATGAATAAAATTTTAGAGATGTTTATATCTTTTTTTAAAATTGGAGCTTTTACATTTGGTGGAGGATATGCAATGATTCCTTTGATAGAGGAAGAAGTTGTTAATAAAAAGAAGTGGCTTACTAAAGAAGAATTTATGGATTTTTTGATAGTATCTCAAAGTTTACCCGGTGCATTAGCTATTAACTGTTCTGCATTTATAGGACAAAAAATAGGGGGCATACTTGGGGAGGTAATAGCTATACTAGCAGTTACATTACCATCATTTTTTATAATAATTTTAATTGCTACCTTTTTTATGCAGTTTAGAGATAATTATTTTGTAAATTTAGCATTTAAGGGAATAAATGCAGCTGTTCCTATGTTAGTTTTGTTTGGTGTAATAAGTTTGTCAAAAGGTGTTAAAAAGAATTTAAGAACATTAATAATGATAGTAGTTGCGCTTGTAGCATTAATTGTATTTAATATTCATCCTGTAATTGTTATTTTAGTATCAGCAATATATGGAATGATATTTTTAAGAGAGAAGGTATAA
- the cdaA gene encoding diadenylate cyclase CdaA, with the protein MQDFISLIIKSLSNISLWSILDISVVSYIFYKGYMLIKETRAEQLLKGIALIIVLIPISYLLKLDMLYFILNKTLTIGVLSVIIIFQPEIRRGLEHIGRSAFEDVHYANDKESINIAINEIVNAVHNLSETKTGALIVMEQKTGLAEIVSSGTILDANVSSNLLENIFVVNTPLHDGATIIRNNKILASGCVLPLTNNNNINKKLGTRHRAGLGLSEVSDALIIIVSEETGVVSLAINGKLSRGYDKERLRNILSNIIENRNKNKKNVKDAKERVRSWVRGIKINH; encoded by the coding sequence TTGCAAGATTTTATATCACTAATAATAAAAAGTTTAAGTAATATATCTTTATGGTCAATACTGGATATATCGGTAGTTTCCTATATATTTTATAAAGGGTATATGCTCATTAAAGAAACAAGAGCAGAACAATTATTAAAAGGGATAGCATTAATCATAGTATTAATACCAATAAGTTATTTATTAAAATTAGATATGTTATATTTTATTTTAAATAAGACACTTACAATCGGGGTATTATCTGTAATTATAATTTTTCAACCAGAGATTAGAAGAGGATTAGAGCATATAGGTAGATCAGCTTTTGAAGATGTACATTATGCAAATGACAAAGAGAGCATAAATATAGCTATAAATGAAATAGTTAATGCTGTACACAATTTATCAGAAACTAAAACAGGAGCACTAATAGTAATGGAACAAAAAACAGGTCTTGCAGAAATAGTTTCATCAGGCACAATACTAGATGCAAATGTAAGTTCAAATCTTTTAGAAAATATTTTTGTAGTGAATACACCACTACATGATGGAGCAACAATAATTAGAAATAATAAAATATTAGCTTCAGGTTGTGTTCTTCCTTTGACTAATAATAATAACATTAATAAAAAGTTAGGTACTAGACATAGAGCAGGATTAGGACTTTCAGAAGTTTCTGATGCTTTAATAATCATTGTATCTGAAGAAACTGGAGTGGTTTCATTAGCTATAAATGGTAAATTAAGTAGAGGATATGATAAAGAAAGATTGAGAAATATATTATCAAATATAATTGAAAATAGAAATAAAAATAAAAAGAATGTAAAGGATGCTAAAGAGAGGGTGAGATCATGGGTAAGGGGAATAAAAATAAATCATTAG